Proteins from a genomic interval of Euleptes europaea isolate rEulEur1 chromosome 18, rEulEur1.hap1, whole genome shotgun sequence:
- the CDH24 gene encoding cadherin-24 yields the protein MASFLQLLLAWLGGCGCASRLAPPSQGTKAGSFRGNSPQRWERPLLRSRRSWVWNQFFVIEEYAGPEPVLIGRLHTDVDRGEGRIKYVLTGEGAGTVFVIDEKTGNIHVTKTLDREEKAQYTLLAQAVDRASNRPLEPPSEFIIKVQDINDNPPVFLQGPYHATVPEMSNVGTSVIQVTAHDADDPAYGNSARLVYTVLEGLPFFSVDPQTGVIRTATPNMDRETQQEFLVVVQAKDMGGHAGGLSGSTTITVTLSDVNDNPPRFPQSSYQFSVVETAPPGSAVGRLRAHDPDEGENALLAYSILDGGDGAEAFTIHTDALGQDGIITVRKPLDFESRRSYTFRVEATNTLIDPQYIRKGPFKDVATVRIAVEDADEPPAFSRPEYRLAVYENSPPGTLVGKTTAVDLDSPSSVIRYSVLPHTDPERYFSINSQDGTILTSVPLDREVVPWHNLTVVATELDSPTQVSHAQVAIQILDVNDNPPQLEHSYEPFVCDSAAPGQLIQLIRAMDRDEDGNVSRIIIRSPLGTREPNVTVRDNKDNSASLLLRAARLPAQGGSLLVPLELVDGGSPTRTGSPTLTVSVCRCRRDGAMHSCGPEALGSPAGLSTGALLAILACVGTLLALVLLFVALRRQKQAALLPFEEEDVRENIITYDDEGGGEEDTEAFDMAALQNPDAAPPPPQQRRLLRRDVLPRPHFPPSLPTRLPPQPHDVASFLAARLSEVDADPSVPPYDSIQVYGYEGQGSSAGSLSSPGSSCAGDSDAGGYEYLEEWGPLFRTLAELYGAPEGPPPT from the exons ATGGCCAGCTTCTTGCAGCTCTTGCTGGCCTGGTTGGGAGGCTGCGGCTGCGCGAGCCGGCTCGCGCCCCCCAGCCAGGGGACGAAAGCCGGGTCCTTCCGAGGAAACTCGCCACAGCGCTGGGAACggcccctgctgaggtcccggCGGAGCTGGGTCTGGAACCAGTTCTTCGTCATTGAGGAGTATGCCGGACCGGAACCTGTCCTCATTGGGAGG CTGCACACAGACGTGGACCGCGGCGAGGGCCGCATCAAGTATGTGTTGACCGGAGAGGGGGCGGGCACGGTCTTCGTGATCGACGAGAAGACCGGCAACATCCACGTCACTAAAACCCTCGACCGGGAGGAGAAAGCCCAGTACACTTTGCTGGCTCAAGCGGTGGATCGGGCGTCCAACCGGCCTCTTGAGCCGCCCTCCGAATTCATCATCAAAGTCCAAGACATCAATGACAACCCTCCGGTCTTCTTGCAGGGCCCCTATCATGCCACCGTGCCCGAGATGAGCAACGTGG GCACGTCCGTGATCCAAGTGACGGCCCACGATGCGGATGATCCGGCCTATGGGAACAGCGCCAGGCTGGTCTATACGGTACTCGAGGGGTTGCCGTTCTTCTCCGTCGACCCCCAGACGG GTGTGATTCGTACGGCTACCCCCAACATGGACCGGGAAACGCAACAGGAATTCCTCGTTGTGGTGCAGGCCAAGGACATGGGGGGCCATGCGGGGGGGCTTTCGGGAAGCACCACCATCACGGTCACCCTTAGCGACGTCAACGATAACCCACCCCGTTTTCCACAGA GCTCCTACCAGTTCTCTGTGGTGGAGACGGCACCCCCTGGCTCTGCGGTGGGGCGGCTGCGGGCGCATGACCCCGACGAAGGGGAAAACGCGCTGCTAGCCTACAGCATCCTGGATGGAGGAGACGGAGCCGAGGCTTTTACCATCCATACCGACGCGCTGGGGCAGGATGGGATCATCACCGTGCGAAAG cccttgGACTTTGAGTCCCGCCGCTCTTACACCTTCCGAGTGGAGGCCACCAACACGCTCATCGACCCTCAGTACATCCGCAAAGGGCCCTTCAAGGACGTGGCAACAGTCCGTATTGCGGTCGAGGATGCCGATGAACCCCCGGCTTTCTCCCGCCCCGAGTACCGCCTGGCCGTGTACGAGAACAGCCCTCCAGGGACACTCGTGGGCAAGACGACGGCCGTGGACCTCGATTCCCCGAGCAGCGTCATCCG ATACTCGGTCCTGCCGCACACGGATCCCGAGCGCTATTTCAGCATCAACTCTCAGGATGGGACGATTCTGACCTCAGTGCCCCTTGACCGGGAGGTGGTGCCCTGGCATAACTTGACAGTGGTGGCGACTGAACTTG ACAGCCCGACACAGGTCTCCCACGCCCAAGTGGCCATCCAAATCCTCGACGTCAATGATAACCCACCCCAACTGGAGCACAGCTACGAACCCTTTGTCTGTGACAGTGCTGCTCCTGGTCAG CTGATCCAGCTGATCCGGGCCATGGATCGGGATGAGGACGGGAACGTGAGCCGTATCATCATCCGCTCCCCACTTGGGACGAGGGAACCCAACGTCACCGTGCGAGACAACAAGG ATAACTCTGCTTCTCTGCTCCTCCGTGCTGCTCGTCTGCCCGCACAAGGGGGGTCTCTGCTGGTGCCGCTGGAGCTAGTGGACGGCGGCTCCCCCACCCGCACCGGCTCCCCTACTCTGACGGTCAGCGTTTGCCGGTGTCGACGTGACGGGGCCATGCACTCGTGCGGGCCGGAGGCCCTGGGATCTCCCGCTGGTCTCAGCACGGGGGCCCTGCTTGCCATCCTCGCCTGTGTCGGCACCCTTCTTG cactgGTGCTGCTGTTTGTCGCCCTCCGGAGGCAGAAGCAGGCAGCACTGCTGCCCTTCGAAGAAGAAGATGTCCGCGAGAACATCATCACCTACGACGACGAGGGCGGGGGCGAAGAGGACACCGAGGCCTTCGACATGGCCGCCCTGCAGAACCCGGACGCCGCCCCTCCGCCCCCGCAGCAGAGGCGGCTCCTCCGGCGGGACGTGCTGCCCCGCCCGCACTTCCCGCCCTCCTTGCCCACCCGCCTGCCCCCGCAGCCCCACGACGTGGCCAGTTTTTTGGCCGCCCGCCTGAGCGAGGTGGACGCCGACCCCTCGGTCCCTCCCTATGACTCCATCCAGGTGTACGGCTACGAGGGGCAGGGCTCTTCCGCCGGATCCCTCAGCTCCCCCGGCTCCTCGTGCGCCGGCGACAGCGATGCGGGTGGATACGAGTACCTGGAAGAATGGGGGCCACTCTTCCGAACACTGGCGGAGCTCTACGGGGCCCCGGAAGGGCCACCCCCAACTTga
- the PSMB11 gene encoding proteasome subunit beta type-11, with protein sequence MALQDVLGTNRLSQPPCWPLPPPSRMMVPPPFSLSHGTTTLAFRCSHGVVVAADTRSSCGGLICDPASRKVITLHQHLIATTSGTSADCAAWIRILRCSLRLRQLHEGQQPSVAGAAKLLAQLLHGCHSKDICVATLLCGWDRTGPSLHYVYSDGTHLSGDVFSVGSGSPYAYAIVDGAYHYDLPVAEAFALARQAVAHAARRDAYSGGNVDLYHVRQSGWICVSREDVGRVYQVWGETAEKEGDGEEEQSGKE encoded by the coding sequence atggctctccaggacgTTCTGGGTACGAATCGCCTCTCGCAGCCCCCCTGTTGGCCTTTGCCACCCCCCAGCAGGATGATGGTACCTCCACCCTTCTCACTCTCCCATGGCACGACAACCCTGGCTTTCCGCTGCAgccatggggtggtggtggcggcggatACCCGCTCCTCCTGCGGAGGCCTCATATGCGACCCGGCCTCCCGTAAGGTCATCACGCTCCATCAGCATCTGATAGCGACCACGTCTGGGACCTCCGCGGACTGCGCCGCGTGGATCCGTATTCTGCGCTGCTCCCTGCGCCTGAGGCAACTCCACGAGGGGCAGCAGCCCAGTGTGGCCGGTGCAGCGAAGCTGTTGGCCCAACTGTTGCATGGATGCCACAGCAAGGATATCTGCGTGGCCACCCTGCTGTGCGGTTGGGACCGTACAGGGCCTAGCCTACATTACGTGTACAGCGACGGTACTCATCTCTCCGGGGATGTCTTTTCGGTCGGCTCCGGATCCCCCTACGCCTACGCCATTGTGGATGGGGCCTACCACTACGACCTGCCAGTCGCGGAGGCTTTCGCCCTAGCCCGCCAGGCTGTAGCTCACGCCGCCCGCCGAGATGCCTACTCCGGAGGCAACGTTGACCTCTACCATGTTCGGCAAAGCGGTTGGATCTGTGTCTCGCGGGAAGATGTGGGCCGAGTCTACCAAGTTTGGGGGGAAACGGCAGAAAAGGAGGGGGATGGCGAAGAAGAGCAATCTGGAAAAGAGTAG
- the PSMB5 gene encoding proteasome subunit beta type-5: MALASLLGPRQAVNRAGYFGLGAGCEFRLPALSTGGGGEKGAEAPASGLPLALAAPCPGTAAAEAKIELLHGTTTLAFKFQHGVIVAVDSRATAGVYIASQTVKKVIEINPYLLGTMAGGAADCSFWERLLARQCRIYELRNKERISVAAASKLLANMVYQYKGMGLSMGTMICGWDKRGPGLYYVDSEGNRISGTVFSVGSGSVYAYGVMDRGYSHDLSVEEAYDLARRAIYQATYRDAYSGGTVNLYHVRQDGWIRVSSDDVAKLHELFIDTTPETVA, encoded by the exons ATGGCGCTGGCCAGCCTGCTGGGGCCGCGGCAGGCCGTGAACCGGGCCGGGTACTTCGGTTTGGGGGCCGGCTGCGAATTCCGGCTGCCCGCGCTCAGCACTGGCGGCGGAGGAGAGAAGGGGGCGGAGGCCCCGGCCTCGGGGCTGCCCTTGGCCCTGGCCGCCCCCTGCCCCGGCACCGCCGCGGCGGAGGCCAAGATCGAGCTCTTGCACGGGACCACCACGCTGGCcttcaag TTCCAGCATGGTGTGATTGTGGCGGTAGACTCACGGGCCACAGCCGGAGTCTACATTGCATCCCAGACTGTTAAGAAGGTCATCGAGATCAACCCTTACCTCCTGGGCACCATGGCTGGCGGTGCGGCGGATTGCAGCTTCTGGGAGCGGCTGCTCGCGCGGCAGTGCCGCATCTATGAACTCCGCAACAAGGAGCGCATCTCAGTGGCTGCGGCCTCCAAGCTGCTGGCCAACATGGTGTATCAGTACAAGGGCATGGGGCTGTCCATGGGGACCATGATCTGCGGCTGGGACAAGCGAGGTCCAG GTCTGTACTACGTGGACAGCGAGGGGAACCGCATCTCCGGCACGGTTTTCTCTGTGGGCTCTGGTTCCGTCTACGCCTACGGGGTGATGGACCGAGGCTACTCCCATGACCTCTCGGTCGAGGAAGCCTACGATCTGGCCCGTCGCGCTATTTACCAGGCCACGTACCGTGACGCCTACTCAGGGGGCACGGTCAACCTCTACCACGTCCGCCAGGATGGCTGGATCCGTGTTTCCAGTGACGATGTGGCCAAGCTACATGAATTGTTCATCGACACCACCCCGGAGACAGTGGCTTAA